The genomic region TCCGCGGTCGCGCAGCAGCGCCTTCGGCACGATCACCACGTCATGACGGGTAAAGGCGGGACTGATGATCGAATGCGGACAGGAGACGTCATAGGCGATGATGTCGCCGGGGTTGATCTCGATGTGCCGGCCTTCTTGTTCGAAATAGGACACGCCGTAGGTCTGGAAGTGAATCTTTATGTACGGGTGTTCATTGGCCTTGGCACGCGCCAGCGTGTGCGCGATGCGATGCTGGCTGACCTCGATCTGGCAGAGCTTCAGGCGCGAGACCGTGGTGTAATCGATGCGACCTTCGAGCGAGGACGCCTCCAGCGGATCGACGTCGAAATGCCCGCACAGGCTCGTCAGCCCGTCGATCCAGCTCTGGATCTGCCGCTTCGGCGTCATCCCGGTCGTCGAGAGCGTGTGAATGGTGTCGGACATTAATCCAGCCACTGATTTGATCCGGAGATTCGGCGCGAATCGCAACCAGCGCTGCCGGAGCCCTCAGCCGTGATTGCGTGACGTTTACCTCGCATTTGAGCGGTCCCTTGCAACGAGCGCCATCGTTCCATTGCCACTCTTGAAACTTAATCCTCCGCCTTAGTTGCAGCGCCGTCAAGGGGAACCTGAGCGCAGCGGCGGCCTCAAGGGCTCACCGAAGCCGCTGAATTCGCTACTGCAAAATCAAAATCTTCACCTCCGTGCGCTGTCGAGCAAACCGCCTTCTCTCTTGGGCAAGTTTCCCGCTGACGAAGCCGTTAGGGATTGCGGCAGGAACAACAAGAACGGGCCGCTCCTGCACGTGGACCCGTGGCTCTCATCAGGAGGAGGAAACAGCACAGCATCGTTTCTGGTCCCAACGTGACCGCCCTGCACGAGCAGACGCCGGACGAGAAGCCCGGTGATTCAGCAATGCTTCGGAAACAATAAACGAGACCAACGGAGGAATAACTATGCGCAAGGTGCTACTGGCGACCTATCTCGGCTCCGCGGCGGCTCTCGCCGTCGGCAGCGCCTCAGCCAATGACGAGCTGATCAAGATGTCGCAGAACCCGAAGGACTGGGTGATGCCGGCGGGCGACTATGGCAACACCCGCTATTCCAAGCTGAACCAGATCAACGCCCAGAACGTCGGCAAGCTTCAGGTCGCTTGGACGTTCTCGACCGGCGTGCTGCGCGGCCATGAAGGCGGCCCGCTGATCATCGGCAACGTCATGTACGTCCACACGCCGTTCCCGAACAAGGTCTACGCCATTGACCTTTCCAACGAGAACAAGATCATCTGGAAGTACGAGCCGAAGCAGGATCCGAACGTCATCCCCGTGATGTGCTGCGACACCGTCAACCGCGGCCTGTCCTACGGCGACGGCAAGATCATCCTGCATCAGGCCGACACCAACCTCGTCGCACTCGACGCCAAGACCGGCCAGGTGGCCTGGTCGGCAACCAACGGCAATCCTGCGAAGGGCGAGACCGGCACGTCGGCCGCGCTTGTCGTCAAGGACAAGGTCCTGGTCGGCATCTCCGGCGGCGAGTTCGGCGTGCAGTGCCACGTCACCGCATACGACCTCAAGAGCGGCAAGCAGGTCTGGCGCGCCTATTCCGAAGGTCCCGATGATCAGATCAAGCTCGATCCCGTCAAGACCACGTCGCTCGGCAAGCCGGTCGGGCCCGACTCGTCGCTGAAGACCTGGCAAGGCGATCAGTGGAAGATCGGCGGCGGCTGTACCTGGGGCTGGATCTCCTACGATCCCGCTTTGAACCTCGTCTATTACGGCTCGGGCAACCCCTCGACCTGGAATCCGAAGCAGCGTCCGGGCGACAACAAATGGTCGATGACCATCTTCGCGCGCGATGCGGACTCCGGCATGGCCAAGTGGGTCTACCAGATGACGCCCCACGACGAGTGGGACTATGACGGCGTCAACGAAATGATCCTCACCGATCAGCAGATCAACGGTCAGAACCGCAAGCTGCTGACGCACTTCGACCGCAACGGGCTCGCCTACACCATGGACCGCGAGAGCGGCGAATTGCTGGTCGCCGAGAAGTACGACCCGAAGGTGAACTGGACCAGCGGCGTCGACATGGACAAGAACTCGCCGACCTACGGCCGTCCCAAGGTCGTCGCTCAATATTCGACCGAGCACGGCGGAGAGGACAAGAACACGAAGGGCATCTGCCCGGCCGCGCTCGGCACCAAGGACGAGCAGCCGGCGGCCTACTCGCCGGACACGCAGCTGTTCTACGTTCCGACCAACCACGTCTGCATGGACTACGAACCGTTCAAGGTGAGCTACACCGCGGGTCAGCCCTATGTGGGTGCGACGCTCTCGATGTATCCGCCGCAGGGTGAAAGCCACATGGGCAACTTCATCGCCTGGGACGGCAAGACCGGCAAGATCGTCTGGTCGAACAAGGAGCAGTTCTCGGTCTGGTCGGGTGCGCTCGCAACCGCCGGCGGCGTGGTGTTCTACGGCACGCTCGAAGGCTACCTGAAGGCGGTCGACGCCAAGTCCGGCAAGGAGCTCTACAAGTTCAAGACTCCCTCCGGCATCATCGGCAACGTCACCACCTATGAGAACAACGGCAAGCAGTACGTTGCCGTGCTCTCCGGCGTGGGTGGCTGGGCCGGCATCGGTCTGGCGGCAGGTCTGACCGATCCGACCGCAGGCCTCGGTGCAGTCGGCGGCTACGCGGCCCTCAGCAATTACACGGCGCTCGGCGGTACGCTGACCGTGTTCTCGCTGCCGAACTGAACCCGTCAGCATCGCTCCGGCGCGTGGACCTCTCCACGCGCCGGCTCGTCTCCACCGAATGCCGGCCGAGGGGAAGAAGCTCTTGCGTAAAATCTGCTTTGTCATTGCTGCGACGATCTTGGTTGCGTCCGGAGGAATTGCGGTCGCGGAGGGTCCGGGCGACCCGGCCGCCGTGAAGAAGGAAGAGGACGGAAAGTGGCTCGATAAGGAGGGAAATCCCACCTACAAGATTTCGGCCGACGGCACCGTGGACTGGTTCACCTATTCCGGATACCGCCGCTATCACTCGGACTGCCACGTGTGCCACGGCCCCGACGGCATGGGATCGACCTACGCACCGGCGCTGAAGGATTCCGTCAGGTCGATGAGCTACGGCGACTTCCTCGGCGTGGTCGCCTCTGGCCGCAAGAACATCTCGACCGCGCAGGAGAACGTCATGCCGGCCTTCGGCGACAACCCGAACGTCGCCTGCTACATGGACGACCTCTATGTCTATCTCCGCGCGCGCTCAACCGAAGCCTGGGGCCGGCAGCGTCCTGCGAAAAAAGAGGAGAAGACTGAGGCCTACACCAAGGCTGAAGACGCCTGCATGGGCAAGAAATGAACGTTACGAAGGCTGCCAAGACTACTTCTTGGCGTCTGATGCGAATTTGAGGAGCTAGCGATGAAGACACGTGCCGCCGTTGCTTTCGAAGCCAAGAAGCCGCTCGAGATCGTCGAAGTCGATCTGGAAGGCCCGAAGGCCGGCGAAGTCCTGGTCGAGATCAAGGCGACGGGCATCTGCCATACCGACGCCTACACGCTCGACGGCTTCGACAGCGAGGGAATCTTCCCGTCGATCCTGGGACATGAGGGGGCCGGCATCATCCGCGAGATCGGCCCCGGCGTGACCTCGGTGAAGCCGGGCGATCACGTCATCCCGCTCTACACGCCGGAATGCCGGCAGTGCAAAAGCTGCCTCAGCCAGAAGACCAATCTCTGCACCGCGATCCGCGCGACGCAGGGCAAGGGCGTGATGCCCGACGGCACCAGCCGCTTCTCCTACAAGGGCAAGCCGATCTACCATTACATGGGCTGCTCGACCTTCTCGAACTTCACCGTGCTGCCCGAGATCGCCGTGGCCAAGATCCGCGAGGACGCGCCGTTCGACAAGAGCTGCTACATCGGCTGCGGCGTCACCACCGGCGTCGGCGCCGTCGTCAACACCGCCAAGGTCACGCCCGGCTCCAACGTGGTCGTGTTCGGCCTCGGCGGCATCGGCCTCAACGTCATCCAGGGTGCCAAGATGGCCGGCGCCGACAAGATCATCGGCGTCGACATCAACGACTCCAAGGAGGAATGGGGTCGCAGGTTCGGCATGACCGACTTCGTCAACCCGAAGAAGATCACCGGCGACATCGTTCAGCATCTCGTCGGCCTCACCGACGGCGGCGCCGACTACACCTTCGACTGCACCGGCAACACCACCGTGATGCGCCAGGCACTGGAAGCCTGCCATCGCGGCTGGGGCACCTCGATCATCATCGGCGTCGCCGAGGCCGGCAAGGAGATCGCCACCCGCCCGTTCCAGCTCGTCACCGGGCGCAACTGGCGCGGCACGGCCTTCGGCGGTGCGCGCGGGCGCACCGACGTGCCGAAGATCGTCGACTGGTACATGAACGGAAAGATCCAGATCGATCCGATGATCACTCATGTGCTCAAGCTCGATGAGATCAACAAGGGCTTTGACCTCATGCACGAGGGCAAGTCCATCCGTTCAGTCGTCGTGTTCTAGCTCGAAAACGTCACACCAAGGAGGATCGACCATGACTGTTGCACTCCATCCCTCGATCGACAGCGGCATCAAGCAAGGCAGCGGCAACTTCGCCGGCGGCACGCTGGTCTGCAAATGCAGCGACCACCCGGTGAAGGTCGGCATCAAGGGCGACGTCGCCCACAATCATGCCTGCGGCTGCACCAAGTGCTGGAAGCCGCAAGGCGCGCTCTTCTCCGTCGTCGCCGTGGTGCCGCGCCAGAACGTCACCGTGCTCG from Bradyrhizobium sp. CB1015 harbors:
- the xoxF5 gene encoding lanthanide-dependent methanol dehydrogenase XoxF5 is translated as MRKVLLATYLGSAAALAVGSASANDELIKMSQNPKDWVMPAGDYGNTRYSKLNQINAQNVGKLQVAWTFSTGVLRGHEGGPLIIGNVMYVHTPFPNKVYAIDLSNENKIIWKYEPKQDPNVIPVMCCDTVNRGLSYGDGKIILHQADTNLVALDAKTGQVAWSATNGNPAKGETGTSAALVVKDKVLVGISGGEFGVQCHVTAYDLKSGKQVWRAYSEGPDDQIKLDPVKTTSLGKPVGPDSSLKTWQGDQWKIGGGCTWGWISYDPALNLVYYGSGNPSTWNPKQRPGDNKWSMTIFARDADSGMAKWVYQMTPHDEWDYDGVNEMILTDQQINGQNRKLLTHFDRNGLAYTMDRESGELLVAEKYDPKVNWTSGVDMDKNSPTYGRPKVVAQYSTEHGGEDKNTKGICPAALGTKDEQPAAYSPDTQLFYVPTNHVCMDYEPFKVSYTAGQPYVGATLSMYPPQGESHMGNFIAWDGKTGKIVWSNKEQFSVWSGALATAGGVVFYGTLEGYLKAVDAKSGKELYKFKTPSGIIGNVTTYENNGKQYVAVLSGVGGWAGIGLAAGLTDPTAGLGAVGGYAALSNYTALGGTLTVFSLPN
- a CDS encoding c-type cytochrome, methanol metabolism-related — encoded protein: MPAEGKKLLRKICFVIAATILVASGGIAVAEGPGDPAAVKKEEDGKWLDKEGNPTYKISADGTVDWFTYSGYRRYHSDCHVCHGPDGMGSTYAPALKDSVRSMSYGDFLGVVASGRKNISTAQENVMPAFGDNPNVACYMDDLYVYLRARSTEAWGRQRPAKKEEKTEAYTKAEDACMGKK
- a CDS encoding S-(hydroxymethyl)glutathione dehydrogenase/class III alcohol dehydrogenase, whose product is MKTRAAVAFEAKKPLEIVEVDLEGPKAGEVLVEIKATGICHTDAYTLDGFDSEGIFPSILGHEGAGIIREIGPGVTSVKPGDHVIPLYTPECRQCKSCLSQKTNLCTAIRATQGKGVMPDGTSRFSYKGKPIYHYMGCSTFSNFTVLPEIAVAKIREDAPFDKSCYIGCGVTTGVGAVVNTAKVTPGSNVVVFGLGGIGLNVIQGAKMAGADKIIGVDINDSKEEWGRRFGMTDFVNPKKITGDIVQHLVGLTDGGADYTFDCTGNTTVMRQALEACHRGWGTSIIIGVAEAGKEIATRPFQLVTGRNWRGTAFGGARGRTDVPKIVDWYMNGKIQIDPMITHVLKLDEINKGFDLMHEGKSIRSVVVF